The following proteins are encoded in a genomic region of Candidatus Dormiibacterota bacterium:
- the cysT gene encoding sulfate ABC transporter permease subunit CysT encodes MAEGRARRGVVLPGFGLAMGFTLAYLGLVILIPLATIPLRTATLTWGQFWETVTAPRTLAAYRLSFGASFAAALVNAVFGLLVAWVLERYDFPGKRLVDGLVDLPFALPTAVAGIVLTTFYAGNGWVGQYLEPRGIKVAYTPLGIVVALTFVGLPFVVRTVQPVLRDLDIQVEGAAASLGASRLQTFGRVILPEIVPATLTGSTLAFARALGEYGSVIFIAGNMPMRSEITPLLIMIKLEQFDYAGATAIALVFLLASFILLFLVNVMSLRQRAASSSA; translated from the coding sequence ATGGCGGAAGGTCGAGCGCGGCGCGGCGTGGTCCTGCCCGGATTCGGGCTGGCGATGGGCTTCACCCTCGCGTACCTCGGCCTGGTCATCCTGATCCCCCTGGCGACGATCCCGCTCAGGACCGCCACGCTGACCTGGGGACAGTTCTGGGAGACGGTGACTGCGCCGCGGACCCTGGCCGCCTATCGCCTCAGTTTCGGCGCCTCGTTCGCCGCGGCGCTCGTCAACGCCGTGTTCGGCCTGCTCGTCGCCTGGGTCCTCGAGCGGTACGATTTCCCCGGGAAGAGACTCGTCGACGGGCTGGTCGATCTGCCGTTCGCCCTGCCGACCGCGGTGGCGGGGATCGTCCTCACCACCTTCTACGCGGGGAACGGCTGGGTCGGCCAGTATCTTGAGCCGCGCGGGATCAAGGTCGCCTACACGCCGCTGGGCATCGTGGTGGCCCTGACGTTCGTCGGCCTGCCGTTCGTCGTGCGCACCGTGCAGCCGGTCCTGCGCGACCTCGACATCCAGGTCGAGGGGGCCGCGGCCAGCCTGGGCGCCAGCCGCCTGCAGACGTTCGGGCGGGTCATCCTGCCGGAGATCGTGCCGGCCACCCTCACCGGCTCCACCCTGGCCTTCGCCCGCGCGCTCGGGGAGTACGGGTCGGTCATCTTCATCGCGGGCAACATGCCGATGCGCTCCGAGATCACGCCGCTCCTGATCATGATCAAGCTGGAGCAGTTCGACTACGCCGGGGCCACGGCGATCGCCCTGGTGTTCCTCCTGGCCTCGTTCATCCTGCTCTTCCTCGTCAACGTGATGTCGCTCAGGCAGCGGGCGGCGTCGTCCTCCGCCTGA
- a CDS encoding sulfate ABC transporter substrate-binding protein, translating into MRRTVVHGIALVSIAAGLLLPPPARADVTLLNVSYDPTRELYQEMNAAFAASWKKKSGQGVTVNQSHGGSGKQARAVIDGLEADVVTLALAYDIDAIAQGGLLPRNWQTRLPNNSAPYTSTIVFLVRKGNPKGIKDWDDLIRPGVAVVSPNPKTSGGARWNYLAAWGYALKKNGGDEAKAKDFVTRLYKNVPILDTGARGATVSFVERGIGDVLIAWESEAILAERELGKGKFEIVAPSVSILAEPPVALIDRVASKHHTKDVAQAYLDYLYTPEGQEIAARHYYRPRLQATATKYAAQFPKLTLFTIDEVFGGWAKAHRTHFADGGLFDQIYQPGR; encoded by the coding sequence ATGAGACGGACGGTCGTGCACGGCATCGCCCTGGTGTCGATCGCGGCGGGTCTCCTCCTGCCGCCACCCGCGCGGGCCGACGTGACCCTGCTCAACGTCTCCTACGATCCGACGCGCGAGCTGTACCAGGAGATGAACGCCGCGTTCGCCGCCTCTTGGAAGAAGAAGAGCGGGCAGGGCGTCACCGTCAACCAGTCGCACGGCGGCTCCGGCAAGCAGGCGCGCGCCGTCATCGACGGTCTGGAGGCCGACGTCGTGACGCTGGCCCTGGCCTACGACATCGACGCAATTGCGCAGGGCGGTCTTCTGCCGCGCAACTGGCAGACGCGGCTGCCGAACAACAGCGCCCCCTACACCTCGACCATCGTCTTCCTCGTGCGCAAGGGGAACCCGAAGGGGATCAAGGACTGGGACGACCTCATCAGGCCGGGTGTGGCGGTCGTCAGCCCCAACCCGAAGACCTCCGGCGGCGCCCGCTGGAACTACCTGGCGGCCTGGGGATACGCCCTCAAGAAGAATGGCGGCGACGAGGCGAAGGCCAAGGACTTCGTGACGCGTCTGTACAAGAACGTGCCGATCCTGGACACCGGGGCGCGCGGAGCGACCGTTTCCTTCGTCGAGCGCGGCATCGGCGACGTGCTCATCGCCTGGGAGAGCGAGGCGATCCTGGCTGAGCGTGAGCTGGGGAAGGGGAAGTTCGAGATCGTGGCCCCCTCCGTCAGCATCCTGGCCGAGCCCCCAGTCGCCCTCATCGACCGGGTCGCCTCGAAGCACCACACCAAGGACGTCGCCCAGGCCTACCTCGACTACCTGTACACCCCGGAGGGGCAGGAGATCGCGGCGCGACACTACTACCGCCCGCGGCTCCAGGCGACCGCGACGAAGTACGCCGCGCAGTTCCCGAAACTGACGCTGTTCACGATCGACGAGGTCTTCGGCGGCTGGGCCAAGGCGCACAGGACGCATTTCGCCGACGGCGGCCTCTTCGACCAGATCTACCAGCCGGGGAGGTGA
- a CDS encoding ATP-binding cassette domain-containing protein, whose protein sequence is MSIVLDQLLKRYEGHAVVNNVSLEIADGEFFVLLGPSGSGKSTLLRMIAGLADGDSGRVVLHGRDVTRLPPQARGIGLVFQNYALFRHMTVAENIEFPLRVRKVAAADRRGRRDELLELVGLAGLGRRFPGQLSGGQQQRVALARALAHRPEVLLLDEPFGALDARIRTELRRTVHDIQRELKMTTLFVTHDQEEAFELADRMGVMNFGRLLELGRPNELYLRPQTEFVASFLGTANLMVGEVTRDGVRLGPVHFPLSTRPAAVGETRRVQVLFRPEDVAVKTSAEALGWPLLGQAVVEESGFNGSFERLRLRLPKLQGVRPIAPPAPFGGDFVLVEAWRSQHQARRFPLRAGDPAWVGVRRVHALTHPGLSFLMVTDGSPASRATLEVGTQMARLAHARLTVLCSGAVGGQSDPLVQRTREWIGGGLAAVEALPSPDPPAMAVALEAARQHYDLVVHSMPARGRVEFSERLLQTGDHNLLLLHGSPPIPTRALICVAVGEPAKEDVLFAGRLVRHLGAEAKIITVLADDRDPHAIRHAERFLAAGTRTLSLLGVAAKSAVRYGSVQKEILSELQEGNHDLLVVGAPLQVWRSRVNLTGVIGSVLESAGEKSVLIVRPHPLEWWRS, encoded by the coding sequence ATGTCGATCGTCCTGGACCAGTTGCTGAAGCGGTACGAAGGGCACGCGGTCGTGAACAACGTGTCCCTCGAGATCGCCGACGGAGAGTTCTTCGTCCTGCTCGGCCCGAGCGGCAGCGGCAAGAGCACGCTCCTCCGGATGATCGCCGGCCTGGCCGACGGCGATTCGGGGCGGGTTGTGCTTCACGGACGGGACGTGACCCGCCTGCCGCCGCAGGCGCGCGGCATCGGGCTGGTGTTCCAGAATTACGCCCTGTTCCGCCACATGACCGTGGCGGAGAACATCGAGTTCCCCCTGCGCGTCCGCAAGGTCGCGGCGGCCGACCGCCGGGGCCGGCGTGACGAGCTCCTGGAGCTCGTGGGTCTCGCCGGCCTGGGCCGCCGCTTTCCCGGGCAGCTCTCGGGCGGCCAGCAGCAGCGCGTCGCGCTGGCGCGGGCGCTGGCGCACCGGCCCGAGGTCCTGCTCCTCGACGAGCCGTTCGGGGCGCTGGACGCGCGCATCCGCACGGAGCTGCGCCGGACCGTGCACGACATCCAGCGCGAGCTCAAGATGACCACCCTGTTCGTCACCCACGACCAGGAAGAGGCGTTCGAGCTGGCGGACCGGATGGGTGTGATGAACTTCGGCCGGCTCCTCGAGCTGGGCCGCCCGAACGAGCTGTACCTGCGGCCGCAGACGGAGTTCGTGGCCTCCTTTCTCGGGACGGCCAACCTGATGGTCGGCGAGGTGACGCGCGACGGGGTGCGCCTCGGCCCGGTGCACTTCCCGCTCAGCACGCGCCCCGCGGCGGTCGGTGAGACGCGCCGCGTGCAGGTGCTGTTCCGCCCGGAGGACGTGGCGGTGAAGACGAGCGCCGAGGCGCTCGGCTGGCCGCTCCTCGGACAGGCGGTGGTCGAGGAGAGCGGCTTCAACGGATCGTTCGAGCGTCTGCGCCTGCGGCTGCCGAAGCTGCAGGGGGTCCGGCCGATTGCGCCACCCGCCCCCTTCGGAGGGGACTTCGTGCTGGTCGAAGCCTGGCGGTCGCAGCACCAGGCGCGTCGCTTCCCGCTGCGCGCGGGCGATCCCGCCTGGGTGGGGGTGCGGCGCGTGCACGCCCTGACCCACCCCGGTCTGAGCTTCCTCATGGTCACGGACGGATCACCGGCGTCGCGCGCCACCCTGGAGGTGGGCACGCAGATGGCGCGCCTGGCGCACGCGCGCCTGACGGTCCTGTGCAGCGGTGCGGTCGGGGGACAGAGCGACCCCCTGGTGCAACGGACGCGGGAATGGATCGGCGGCGGCCTGGCGGCGGTCGAGGCGCTGCCGTCCCCCGATCCGCCGGCGATGGCGGTCGCCCTGGAGGCGGCGCGGCAGCACTACGACCTGGTCGTGCACTCGATGCCCGCGCGGGGCCGCGTGGAGTTCTCGGAACGGCTGCTGCAGACGGGCGATCACAACCTGCTCCTCCTGCACGGTTCTCCGCCGATCCCCACACGGGCCCTGATCTGCGTCGCCGTCGGCGAGCCGGCCAAGGAGGACGTCCTGTTCGCGGGGCGTCTGGTGCGCCACCTCGGGGCCGAGGCGAAGATCATCACGGTGCTGGCGGATGACAGGGACCCGCACGCCATCCGTCACGCGGAGCGCTTCCTCGCCGCGGGCACCCGTACCCTGTCGCTCCTGGGGGTCGCCGCGAAGAGCGCCGTCCGCTACGGGTCGGTGCAGAAGGAGATCCTGTCGGAGCTGCAGGAGGGGAACCACGACCTTCTCGTCGTGGGGGCGCCCCTTCAGGTGTGGCGCTCGAGGGTGAACCTGACCGGCGTGATCGGAAGCGTCCTGGAGAGCGCCGGCGAGAAGTCGGTCCTGATCGTGCGCCCCCACCCCCTGGAGTGGTGGCGGTCATGA
- a CDS encoding MFS transporter gives MTKPHAQPVPTEAPAAGPALAASPVWEPLRQPLFRALWLAALASNVGTWMQDVGATWLMTSLTTSPILIALIQAATTLPVFLLALVAGALADVVDRRRLLIVTQSWMLLASAALGALTVLGLAKAWVLLLFTFLVGTGNALNAPAWQAIIPELVGRRDLPSALALNGISVNLARAVGPAVAGLILAAAGPGATFLLNAVSFLGVVVVLFRWKRPPRQSLLPAETLLGALLAGMRYARHAPDLHAVLLRSSAFIVCGISMFALLPVLLRFQLGCGPTAYGLVLGCFGLGAVAGALLLPRLRQALSFDRLAQAASLLFGLILGGLAFAESYALVCLLMTLGGAAWIALLTTFHTSAQASLAPWVRGRGLAVYLLVFFGGMAGGSALWGAVATHLGLRAALVLAGAMTILGVPATVRFRLRRGEAPDLAPSRHWPARVVVGEPDADHGPVLITVEYRVDPDRAEDFSRAMRDVRRIRLRDGAFRWDLLSDPADPGRYVESFLVESWIEHLRQHERVTVADREVEDRARLYHLGPGPPVVSHFVSRDLPR, from the coding sequence ATGACCAAGCCGCACGCACAGCCCGTTCCTACCGAGGCACCCGCTGCCGGCCCGGCCCTGGCCGCTTCACCCGTCTGGGAGCCGCTGAGGCAGCCGCTGTTCCGCGCCCTGTGGCTCGCCGCCCTGGCGTCGAACGTGGGGACCTGGATGCAGGACGTCGGCGCGACCTGGCTGATGACCTCTCTCACCACATCTCCGATCCTGATCGCCCTGATCCAGGCGGCGACCACGCTGCCGGTCTTCCTCCTGGCGCTCGTGGCGGGGGCGCTGGCGGACGTGGTCGATCGACGGCGGCTCCTGATCGTGACGCAGAGCTGGATGCTCCTCGCCAGCGCCGCTCTCGGCGCTCTGACGGTCCTGGGCCTCGCGAAGGCCTGGGTGCTCCTGCTGTTCACCTTCCTCGTCGGGACCGGCAACGCCCTGAACGCCCCGGCCTGGCAGGCGATCATCCCGGAGCTGGTCGGCCGCCGCGATCTGCCGTCGGCGCTCGCGCTCAACGGCATCTCGGTCAACCTGGCGCGCGCCGTCGGGCCGGCGGTCGCGGGGCTGATCCTCGCCGCCGCCGGGCCCGGCGCCACGTTCCTCCTGAACGCGGTGTCGTTCCTCGGGGTCGTCGTCGTCCTGTTCCGCTGGAAGAGACCGCCGCGCCAGAGTCTGCTGCCGGCGGAGACTCTCCTCGGTGCGCTGCTCGCCGGGATGCGCTACGCGCGGCACGCGCCCGACCTGCACGCCGTTCTCCTGCGTTCGAGCGCCTTCATCGTGTGCGGCATCTCGATGTTCGCGCTCCTCCCGGTGCTGCTGCGCTTTCAGCTCGGATGCGGTCCGACGGCCTACGGACTGGTGCTCGGCTGCTTCGGCCTCGGGGCCGTCGCGGGGGCGCTCCTTCTTCCGCGGCTGCGGCAGGCCCTGTCGTTCGACAGGCTGGCCCAGGCGGCGAGTCTTCTGTTCGGCCTCATACTCGGGGGGCTGGCCTTCGCGGAAAGCTACGCCCTGGTCTGCCTGTTGATGACGCTCGGCGGGGCCGCCTGGATCGCCCTCCTGACGACCTTCCACACGAGCGCGCAGGCGTCGCTGGCGCCCTGGGTCCGCGGGCGCGGGCTGGCCGTGTATCTCCTGGTGTTCTTCGGCGGGATGGCCGGCGGCAGCGCCCTGTGGGGCGCGGTGGCGACGCACCTCGGACTGCGCGCGGCGCTCGTCCTGGCCGGCGCCATGACGATCCTCGGCGTGCCCGCCACCGTCCGCTTCCGGCTGCGGCGCGGCGAGGCGCCCGACCTCGCGCCGTCGCGGCACTGGCCGGCCCGCGTGGTCGTGGGAGAACCGGACGCCGATCACGGTCCGGTCCTGATCACCGTCGAGTACCGCGTCGATCCCGATCGCGCCGAGGATTTTTCCCGGGCCATGCGGGACGTGAGGCGCATCCGGCTGCGCGACGGCGCGTTCCGCTGGGACCTGCTGAGCGACCCGGCCGACCCGGGGCGCTACGTCGAATCGTTCCTCGTCGAGTCCTGGATCGAGCACCTGCGCCAGCACGAGCGCGTCACGGTCGCCGACCGGGAGGTCGAGGACCGCGCCCGCCTCTATCATCTCGGGCCGGGGCCGCCCGTCGTGAGCCACTTCGTCTCCAGGGATCTGCCGCGATGA
- a CDS encoding CoA pyrophosphatase, which translates to MSAAPDLLIPSLRERLPRRPRRALGRPQRAAVLVPIVDDGGPLRLLLTRRTEDLPTHAGQVAFPGGLVEPGDEDPVNTALREAEEEVGLPKGAVEVLGLLDDFPTRTDTVAVTPVVGVLRRVPPLRALAAEVARIFDIPIHDLMQTDRWTWREEPRGDRRLRIYYFLHEGETLWGLSARIVLHLLEVSDLGSPVPLRPPEYS; encoded by the coding sequence ATGAGCGCCGCTCCGGACCTCCTGATCCCGTCGCTCCGCGAGCGCCTGCCGCGGCGCCCGCGGCGCGCGCTCGGCCGCCCGCAGCGTGCCGCGGTCCTGGTGCCGATCGTCGACGACGGCGGACCGCTGCGCCTGCTCCTGACGCGCCGCACCGAGGACCTGCCGACGCACGCCGGCCAGGTGGCGTTCCCCGGCGGCCTGGTGGAGCCCGGCGACGAGGACCCGGTGAACACGGCCCTGCGCGAGGCCGAGGAGGAGGTCGGTCTGCCGAAGGGAGCGGTCGAGGTGCTGGGGCTCCTGGACGACTTCCCCACGCGCACCGACACGGTCGCCGTCACCCCGGTCGTCGGGGTGCTGCGGCGCGTCCCGCCGCTCCGGGCGCTCGCCGCCGAGGTGGCGCGCATCTTCGACATCCCGATCCACGACCTGATGCAGACCGATCGCTGGACCTGGCGTGAGGAGCCGCGCGGCGACAGGCGCCTTCGGATCTATTATTTCCTGCACGAAGGGGAAACTCTCTGGGGTCTGTCGGCCCGCATCGTCCTTCACCTTCTCGAGGTCAGCGACCTGGGCTCTCCCGTGCCGCTGCGCCCGCCGGAGTACTCATGA
- a CDS encoding SgcJ/EcaC family oxidoreductase, translating to MITSLVPRPSLRLLASGLAAAGLLACTSHGSETAPPDAVALGASAEDLAAISRVHQQYVAAHNDSDADRLVALFTEDAVLMPMDEPSLSGRQAIREHYEEFFDQNPSAIELSPVETRVAGDWAFERILVKVTLPDGKGDDRHADVKYLWILQRQPDRSWKIARAIYNLDGNIDDEEGAVARGGPGRRLQEQAGGETRLPGEQKTDRQAPEARGAAQRTRQPGGAALG from the coding sequence ATGATCACATCCCTCGTCCCGCGTCCCTCGCTCCGACTGCTCGCCTCCGGCCTCGCCGCCGCGGGCCTGCTCGCCTGCACCTCGCACGGCAGCGAGACGGCGCCGCCGGACGCGGTGGCGCTGGGGGCCAGCGCCGAAGATCTGGCGGCGATCAGCCGCGTCCACCAGCAATACGTCGCGGCCCACAACGACTCGGACGCCGACCGGCTGGTGGCTCTGTTCACCGAGGACGCCGTCCTCATGCCGATGGACGAGCCGAGCCTCAGCGGCAGGCAGGCGATCCGCGAGCACTACGAGGAGTTCTTCGACCAGAACCCCTCCGCCATCGAGCTGTCTCCCGTCGAGACCCGCGTCGCCGGCGACTGGGCCTTCGAGCGGATCCTGGTGAAGGTCACTCTCCCCGACGGCAAGGGGGACGACCGGCACGCGGACGTCAAGTACCTCTGGATCCTGCAGAGACAGCCGGACCGCTCCTGGAAGATCGCGCGGGCGATCTACAACCTGGACGGAAACATCGACGACGAGGAGGGGGCGGTCGCCCGGGGCGGCCCGGGCCGGCGCCTACAGGAACAGGCCGGAGGCGAGACCCGTCTCCCAGGCGAGCAGAAGACCGACCGCCAGGCTCCCGAAGCCCGCGGCGCCGCGCAGCGCACGCGACAGCCCGGCGGCGCGGCGCTCGGCTAG
- the dnaX gene encoding DNA polymerase III subunit gamma/tau, translated as MSYQVLARKYRPQTFEEVVGQKPIVTTLQNAVANRRIHHAYLFSGLRGVGKTTVARLMAKSLNCVKGPTPVPCNACSSCLEIAETRSMDVLEIDGASNRGIDAVRELRETVRYAPARDRSKVYIIDEVHMLTNEAWNALLKTLEEPPPHVVFLFATTDYRKLPLTILSRCQHFEFKKIPQAEMAAHLGHMATGEKVQVPQAVVDLISRMAEGSLRDAQSALDQVIAFSGANVTEETARTILGVIDRDLILDFYDAVRGRDYARLVEIVETVFEKGYQPALFLEDLMAYGRDLLLVSVLADPARHIAGGADEVKALRERSAKFAEDELLRILELMTREEQRVKNSSHPRFLLEALAIKLARLADLRPIEELVARVDSTASGRPPGEAEGATPKRPAGPSPSDPGTEPASGAPSGGGGASARAGTRDQAVVEAFLKRVHEERGALGGFLEAASWIEIEDAALEIAFGEKHLVFREKIEARENLEYLRRVARDVAGRDLAIKVTVATPGVVAGRAAAQGESEETRKERLRREAERAPMVRSLLDTFGGRIVDVDPV; from the coding sequence GTGAGCTACCAGGTCCTCGCCCGCAAGTACCGGCCGCAGACGTTCGAGGAGGTCGTCGGCCAGAAGCCGATCGTGACCACCCTGCAGAACGCCGTCGCCAACCGGCGCATCCACCACGCCTACCTCTTCTCGGGATTGCGCGGCGTCGGCAAGACGACCGTGGCGCGTCTCATGGCCAAGTCGCTCAACTGCGTCAAGGGGCCGACCCCGGTCCCGTGCAACGCCTGCTCTTCCTGCCTGGAGATCGCCGAGACGCGCTCGATGGACGTCCTGGAGATCGACGGCGCCAGCAACCGCGGCATCGACGCGGTGCGGGAGCTGCGGGAGACGGTGCGCTACGCCCCGGCGCGTGACCGCTCCAAGGTCTACATCATCGACGAAGTGCACATGCTCACCAATGAGGCGTGGAACGCGCTCCTCAAGACCCTCGAGGAGCCGCCGCCGCACGTCGTCTTCCTGTTCGCGACGACCGACTACCGGAAGCTGCCGCTCACGATCCTGTCGCGCTGCCAGCACTTCGAGTTCAAGAAGATCCCGCAGGCGGAGATGGCGGCGCATCTCGGGCACATGGCCACAGGGGAGAAGGTGCAGGTGCCGCAGGCGGTCGTCGATCTGATCAGCCGGATGGCGGAAGGGTCGCTGCGCGACGCGCAGAGCGCTCTGGACCAGGTGATCGCCTTCTCCGGCGCCAACGTGACCGAAGAGACGGCCCGCACCATCCTCGGGGTCATCGACCGCGATCTCATCCTGGACTTCTACGACGCGGTGCGGGGGCGCGACTACGCCCGCCTCGTCGAGATCGTCGAGACGGTCTTCGAGAAGGGGTACCAGCCGGCGCTGTTCCTGGAGGACCTGATGGCCTACGGGCGGGATCTCCTGCTGGTCAGCGTCCTCGCGGACCCGGCGCGGCACATCGCCGGGGGGGCGGACGAGGTCAAGGCCCTGCGCGAGCGCTCCGCGAAGTTCGCCGAGGACGAGCTCCTGAGGATTCTCGAGCTGATGACGCGCGAGGAGCAGCGGGTCAAGAACTCCTCGCACCCGCGCTTCCTGCTGGAGGCGCTGGCGATCAAGCTGGCGCGTCTCGCGGACCTGCGACCGATCGAGGAGCTCGTGGCGCGGGTGGACAGCACCGCGTCCGGGCGTCCGCCGGGCGAGGCGGAGGGGGCGACCCCGAAGCGCCCTGCCGGACCGTCCCCCTCCGATCCCGGGACGGAGCCCGCGTCGGGCGCTCCGTCCGGCGGAGGAGGCGCCTCGGCGCGGGCCGGGACGCGCGACCAGGCGGTCGTCGAGGCCTTCCTCAAGAGGGTGCACGAGGAGCGCGGTGCTCTGGGCGGGTTCCTCGAGGCGGCCTCCTGGATCGAGATCGAGGACGCGGCGCTGGAGATCGCCTTCGGCGAGAAGCACCTCGTCTTCCGGGAGAAGATCGAGGCCCGGGAGAACCTCGAATATCTGAGACGGGTGGCCCGCGATGTCGCCGGGCGCGACCTGGCGATCAAAGTGACGGTCGCGACGCCCGGCGTGGTCGCGGGGCGGGCCGCCGCCCAGGGGGAGTCGGAGGAGACGCGCAAGGAGCGCCTGCGCAGGGAGGCGGAGCGTGCCCCCATGGTGCGCTCGCTCCTGGACACATTCGGCGGCCGGATCGTGGACGTCGACCCGGTCTAA
- a CDS encoding YbaB/EbfC family nucleoid-associated protein, giving the protein MDIKALMKQAQKMQEKLQKEIAEMKVEASAGGGMVTVTMGGTHELLSIRIAPEVVKSQDVEMLEDLVRAAVNEARRKIEEAMAEKVGALRVPGL; this is encoded by the coding sequence ATGGACATCAAGGCGTTGATGAAACAGGCGCAGAAGATGCAGGAGAAGCTCCAGAAGGAGATCGCCGAGATGAAGGTCGAGGCCTCGGCGGGCGGGGGCATGGTGACGGTCACGATGGGCGGCACGCACGAGCTCCTGTCGATCCGCATCGCGCCGGAGGTCGTGAAGTCCCAGGACGTCGAGATGCTCGAGGACCTGGTCCGGGCGGCGGTCAACGAGGCCCGGCGCAAGATCGAAGAGGCGATGGCCGAAAAAGTCGGCGCCCTGCGCGTGCCCGGGCTGTGA
- the recR gene encoding recombination mediator RecR, translating into MMRLAAPLERLIEAFRKLPGIGAKSAQRLSFHVLRASREDAQALAAALLEVKDALRLCSVCFNITDTDPCLVCGDPDRDRAQVCVVEEAHNLMAIERSGFRGLYHVLHGSIAPLRGLGPDDLKIGPLVARLRDGSVKEVILATNPNVEGETTAVYLSRLLKPLGVRVTRIALGLPVGSELEYADEVTVGKALEGRREL; encoded by the coding sequence TTGATGCGGCTCGCCGCGCCGCTCGAGCGGCTGATCGAGGCGTTCCGGAAGCTCCCTGGCATCGGCGCCAAGTCGGCCCAGCGACTCTCCTTCCACGTCCTGCGCGCCAGCCGGGAGGACGCCCAGGCCTTGGCGGCCGCCCTCCTCGAAGTCAAGGACGCCCTGCGTCTCTGCTCCGTCTGCTTCAACATCACCGACACCGACCCCTGCCTGGTGTGCGGCGACCCCGACCGCGACCGCGCGCAGGTGTGCGTGGTGGAGGAGGCGCACAATCTGATGGCCATCGAGAGATCCGGCTTCCGCGGCCTGTACCACGTGCTGCACGGGTCGATCGCCCCCTTGCGCGGCCTCGGACCCGACGACCTGAAGATCGGACCCCTGGTCGCGCGCCTGCGTGACGGCTCGGTCAAGGAAGTCATCCTGGCCACCAACCCGAACGTGGAGGGGGAGACCACCGCCGTCTACCTGTCGCGCCTGCTCAAGCCGCTGGGCGTGCGCGTGACGCGCATCGCGCTCGGGCTGCCGGTCGGCAGCGAGCTGGAGTACGCCGACGAAGTCACGGTCGGCAAGGCGCTCGAAGGACGGCGGGAGCTCTGA